Proteins encoded within one genomic window of Nordella sp. HKS 07:
- a CDS encoding sugar ABC transporter ATP-binding protein — protein sequence MDLIEATGLSKRFGGIVALSEVAFSAAAGEVHALLGENGAGKSTFIQILSGAIRHDAGSILIDNRDYRPADPDAARARGIAAVFQELSLIPDLTVEQNIWFRQEPRGVLRTVDKRVMRRKTEKLLAKYDFPELRAGQELRHLTLAERQIVEIAKGLAKEPRILILDEATSALPAREAEWLLNLTRQLAAEGRLVIFISHRMTEIRAIADRLTIFRNGRTVGAHKADAVSDAEIVTQMIGRNIDRLYPERVATATDRLALSVRNLSSGTRLDRITFDLREGEVLGVGGLQGHGQRELFQALFGAAKAGGTVELWGKPASLTSPRAALTGRDGIALVPEDRRGQGLLLAKSVRENLTLAVIRRFTEKGLLSRRKEAALVQEMVDFLRIKAETPEQLAGTLSGGNQQKVIFGKMLLTEARVLLLYDPTRGVDVGTKSEIFQLMRDLAAKGYAILFHSSDLSELVHVADRVLVMRNGRIAATLSGEFISEEGILGAAMLDSEAA from the coding sequence ATGGATCTCATTGAAGCCACCGGCCTGTCCAAGCGCTTTGGCGGCATCGTCGCGCTGAGCGAGGTCGCTTTCAGCGCCGCCGCCGGCGAGGTGCACGCGCTTCTGGGCGAGAATGGCGCCGGCAAGAGCACCTTCATCCAGATTCTCTCCGGCGCCATCAGACACGATGCCGGATCGATCCTGATCGATAACCGCGACTATCGGCCCGCCGACCCCGACGCGGCCCGCGCCCGCGGCATCGCAGCGGTGTTCCAGGAACTCTCGCTGATCCCCGATCTCACCGTCGAGCAGAATATCTGGTTCCGCCAGGAGCCGCGCGGCGTGCTGCGCACCGTGGACAAGCGCGTGATGCGCCGCAAAACCGAGAAGCTTCTGGCGAAATACGACTTTCCCGAGCTGCGGGCGGGCCAGGAATTGCGCCACCTGACGCTCGCCGAGCGCCAGATCGTCGAGATTGCCAAAGGTCTCGCCAAGGAGCCCCGTATCCTGATCCTCGACGAAGCCACCTCGGCCTTGCCCGCCCGCGAGGCGGAATGGCTGCTCAATCTTACGCGCCAACTGGCCGCCGAAGGCCGACTTGTCATCTTTATCTCGCACCGCATGACCGAGATCCGGGCCATCGCCGACCGGCTCACCATCTTCCGCAATGGCCGCACCGTCGGCGCGCACAAGGCGGACGCCGTATCCGACGCCGAGATCGTCACCCAGATGATCGGCCGCAATATCGATCGGCTCTACCCTGAGCGTGTCGCCACCGCGACGGACCGCCTGGCGCTGAGTGTGCGGAATCTGTCGAGCGGAACGAGACTCGACCGCATCACGTTCGACTTGCGCGAAGGCGAGGTCCTGGGTGTCGGCGGCCTGCAGGGCCACGGCCAGCGTGAGCTCTTCCAGGCGCTCTTCGGCGCTGCCAAAGCCGGCGGCACGGTGGAGCTCTGGGGCAAGCCTGCTTCGCTCACGAGCCCGCGCGCGGCCCTGACGGGACGCGACGGCATTGCGCTCGTGCCGGAGGACCGGCGCGGCCAGGGACTGCTTCTCGCCAAGAGCGTGCGCGAAAATCTGACCTTGGCCGTCATCCGGCGCTTCACCGAGAAGGGTCTGCTCAGCCGCCGCAAGGAAGCCGCCCTCGTCCAGGAGATGGTCGATTTCCTGCGCATCAAGGCCGAGACGCCCGAGCAGCTCGCCGGCACCTTGTCGGGCGGCAATCAGCAGAAGGTGATCTTCGGCAAGATGCTTCTGACGGAAGCACGCGTGCTCCTGCTCTATGATCCGACGCGCGGCGTCGATGTCGGCACCAAGAGCGAGATCTTCCAGCTGATGCGCGACCTCGCCGCCAAGGGTTACGCCATCCTCTTCCATTCAAGCGACTTGTCCGAGCTGGTACATGTCGCCGACCGCGTGCTGGTGATGCGCAACGGCCGCATCGCGGCGACGCTTTCCGGCGAATTTATTTCCGAGGAAGGCATTCTCGGTGCGGCGATGCTCGACAGCGAGGCGGCGTGA
- a CDS encoding ABC transporter permease → MAEPLSRMAGIGPRPSLADWRARLLDRAPFLVACLMLAVIVLIYGSYQTGVFTLDELNLDTAAAMTLMLAATGQTIVLLRGGIDLSIGGMISLGTVIAATRFGDDPAQVVLWSLLILALGFAIGALNGLMISALKLQPFLVTLATWSILSGTAMLILPTDGGSVPGWWLGFGYMHFLGLSGPVWMLIALILFWFWFRATRMGITIQATGSNEKSAFLSGVSITRVNIVTYGLSGLFAAGAALYLTTQTGAGSPTIGKDYILPSVAAAVIGGVSLFGGRGHLAGTLIGAFILTLIGNLVFVLKISSYWQPVASGAILLLSVLASSLAEKAARGRGA, encoded by the coding sequence ATGGCCGAACCCTTGAGCCGGATGGCCGGCATCGGCCCCCGCCCGTCGCTCGCCGACTGGCGCGCCCGGCTGCTCGACCGGGCTCCTTTCCTGGTCGCCTGCCTGATGCTGGCCGTCATCGTGCTCATTTATGGCAGCTATCAGACCGGTGTCTTCACGCTCGATGAGCTCAATCTCGACACCGCCGCGGCGATGACCTTGATGCTGGCGGCCACCGGCCAGACGATCGTGCTCTTGCGCGGCGGCATCGATCTGTCGATCGGCGGCATGATCAGCCTCGGCACGGTGATCGCCGCGACCCGTTTCGGCGACGACCCGGCCCAGGTGGTGCTGTGGTCGCTGCTCATCCTCGCCCTCGGCTTCGCCATCGGCGCGTTGAACGGCCTGATGATCTCCGCCTTGAAGCTCCAGCCCTTCCTGGTGACGCTCGCCACCTGGTCGATCCTGAGCGGCACCGCCATGCTCATCCTGCCGACTGACGGCGGCAGCGTGCCGGGCTGGTGGCTCGGCTTCGGCTATATGCATTTCCTCGGCCTGTCGGGCCCGGTCTGGATGCTGATCGCGCTCATCCTCTTCTGGTTTTGGTTCCGCGCCACGCGCATGGGCATCACCATTCAGGCCACCGGCTCCAACGAGAAATCGGCCTTCCTGTCCGGAGTCTCGATCACCAGGGTCAACATCGTCACCTATGGCCTGTCCGGTCTGTTCGCGGCGGGTGCCGCTCTCTATCTCACCACCCAGACGGGAGCCGGCTCTCCGACCATTGGCAAGGACTACATCCTGCCGTCAGTCGCCGCCGCGGTGATCGGCGGCGTCAGCCTGTTCGGCGGGCGCGGCCATCTCGCCGGCACGCTCATCGGCGCCTTCATCCTCACCCTCATCGGCAATCTGGTCTTCGTGCTCAAGATCTCGAGCTACTGGCAGCCCGTGGCCTCGGGCGCGATTCTCCTTCTGTCGGTCCTGGCGAGCTCACTTGCCGAGAAGGCCGCACGTGGGCGCGGCGCATGA
- a CDS encoding ABC transporter permease, protein MSAFLIRNRSIVLAYAGMAVLLLVTSLFSPGFLSAANMSSTLVLATFIGIVALGQTLVIIGAGIDLSVPWVLNAAAIIMTLLCAGQDTPLLWVAPLVLAGAAGIGLINGIGVAHFGVPPIIMTLATNVILQGLVLVVTGGSPTPSAPDLIKFLSVGRIGGFPVIAFIWIFLALLATLLLSKTAFGRHLYAVGCNRTVAEFSGVPVARTTLLTYVISALAAATAGMLLTGYSGQAYLGMGDAYLFTSVAAVAIGGASILGGSGHYLGTIAGALVLTILTGLLPALNLSSGALLIVYGAVILITVTIGSEVFTGLARAFGSENNKGKKES, encoded by the coding sequence ATGAGCGCGTTCCTCATCCGCAACCGGTCGATCGTGCTGGCCTATGCCGGCATGGCGGTCCTGCTGCTCGTCACCTCGCTGTTCTCGCCTGGCTTCCTCTCCGCCGCCAATATGAGCTCAACGCTGGTGCTTGCCACCTTTATCGGGATCGTCGCGCTCGGCCAGACTCTGGTGATCATCGGCGCCGGCATCGACCTTTCGGTACCCTGGGTGCTGAATGCCGCCGCGATCATCATGACCCTGCTCTGCGCCGGCCAGGACACGCCGCTTCTCTGGGTGGCGCCCCTGGTTCTCGCCGGCGCCGCCGGCATCGGCCTCATCAATGGCATCGGCGTAGCGCATTTCGGCGTGCCGCCGATCATCATGACGCTCGCCACCAATGTCATTCTGCAGGGGCTGGTTCTGGTCGTCACCGGTGGCTCGCCCACGCCTTCGGCTCCCGATTTGATCAAGTTCCTCTCCGTCGGGCGCATCGGCGGCTTTCCCGTCATCGCCTTCATCTGGATCTTTCTGGCACTCCTCGCCACGCTGCTGCTGTCGAAGACCGCTTTCGGCCGTCATCTCTATGCCGTCGGCTGCAACCGCACGGTCGCCGAATTCTCCGGCGTCCCGGTGGCCCGCACCACGCTGCTCACTTATGTGATCTCCGCCCTCGCCGCCGCAACGGCGGGCATGCTGCTGACCGGTTATTCGGGACAGGCCTATCTCGGCATGGGCGATGCCTATCTCTTTACCTCGGTCGCCGCCGTCGCCATTGGCGGCGCCTCGATCCTCGGCGGCAGCGGGCACTATCTTGGCACCATCGCGGGCGCGCTTGTCCTGACGATCCTCACCGGTCTCCTGCCGGCGCTCAATCTGTCGAGCGGTGCGCTGCTCATCGTCTATGGCGCGGTGATCCTCATCACGGTCACGATCGGCAGCGAGGTCTTCACCGGTCTCGCGCGCGCTTTCGGCAGCGAAAACAACAAAGGCAAGAAGGAGAGCTGA
- a CDS encoding SMP-30/gluconolactonase/LRE family protein has protein sequence MVDITCVVDAKAELGEGTLWDPKAGVLWWIDIWSKLIHRYDPRTGRDETFEAPHYLGCLGLREKGGLVLTMADGFHFFDPATGRFTAIADPENHMPETRFNDGKPDRQGRFWSGSMFEVPGRPIEFVGALYRMDHDLSIHRMIEGIGCSNGLAWSPDSRTMYFSDSHAGAVWAYDFDPATGDIENRRTFIDMTVTGGVADGATVDAEGCYWVTIPVTSKVCRYDPKGKLMQTVMLPTDLPTCCEFGGENLDILYVTSAVLRRPPGHFKGQKNPGGLFALDVGVKGLTLPAFRG, from the coding sequence ATGGTGGACATCACATGCGTCGTCGACGCCAAGGCGGAACTGGGCGAAGGCACGCTGTGGGATCCCAAGGCCGGCGTCCTGTGGTGGATCGATATCTGGAGCAAGCTGATCCATCGCTACGACCCGCGCACCGGCAGAGATGAAACCTTCGAAGCGCCCCATTATCTCGGCTGCCTGGGCCTGCGCGAGAAGGGTGGCCTGGTGCTCACCATGGCCGACGGCTTCCATTTCTTCGATCCCGCGACCGGCAGGTTCACGGCGATCGCCGATCCCGAGAACCATATGCCCGAGACGCGCTTCAATGACGGCAAGCCCGACCGCCAGGGCCGCTTCTGGTCGGGTTCGATGTTCGAGGTGCCGGGCCGACCGATAGAGTTCGTCGGCGCCCTCTACCGGATGGATCATGATCTTTCGATCCATCGCATGATCGAGGGCATTGGCTGCTCCAACGGCCTCGCCTGGAGTCCGGACAGCCGCACAATGTATTTTTCCGACAGCCATGCCGGCGCCGTGTGGGCCTATGATTTCGATCCCGCCACCGGCGATATCGAGAACCGCCGCACCTTCATCGACATGACCGTCACCGGCGGCGTCGCCGACGGCGCCACCGTCGATGCGGAGGGTTGCTACTGGGTCACTATCCCCGTCACCAGCAAGGTCTGCCGTTACGACCCAAAGGGCAAGCTGATGCAGACGGTGATGCTGCCGACCGATCTGCCGACCTGCTGCGAATTCGGCGGCGAAAATCTCGACATCCTCTATGTCACCTCCGCCGTTCTCCGGCGTCCACCCGGGCATTTCAAGGGCCAGAAAAATCCAGGCGGACTCTTCGCGCTCGATGTCGGTGTCAAGGGACTCACTCTGCCGGCATTCAGGGGCTAG
- a CDS encoding transporter substrate-binding domain-containing protein: MTRQRVTCARTLTLNNGAFDAWEENMRILLKWLMASGLMIVMAFGLGTMASAQTVDEIIARGKLIVAIDTTTPPYGFLDAELKPTGFDIEVANKMGEALGVPVEFVTVTSPGRIPALLTKQVDAVISIFSITPARAIQIDYSIPYAGQSAVVIAPKSTVIKGHADLVGKKIGLTRGTGEDGLLTAAAKANPGIEILRFDDYSSLLQAMVSGQIDAMGGGDYGEIYLKKSEKGDDFEQKYILKTFYFGIGVAKGNDNLRQWVNTWLFSMKTDGTLEAMSMKYRNQPLPALPVF, encoded by the coding sequence ATGACGCGTCAACGGGTGACCTGCGCCCGCACGCTGACGCTCAACAATGGCGCATTCGATGCATGGGAGGAAAACATGCGGATATTGCTGAAATGGCTGATGGCCTCGGGGCTCATGATCGTCATGGCTTTTGGGCTGGGCACAATGGCTTCGGCGCAGACCGTCGATGAGATCATCGCCCGGGGCAAGCTCATTGTCGCCATCGATACCACCACGCCACCCTACGGATTTCTGGACGCGGAACTGAAGCCGACGGGTTTCGACATCGAGGTCGCCAACAAGATGGGCGAAGCGCTCGGCGTTCCCGTCGAATTCGTAACCGTCACGTCCCCCGGCCGCATTCCCGCGCTCTTGACCAAACAGGTCGACGCGGTGATCTCGATCTTCTCGATCACGCCGGCGCGCGCCATCCAGATCGACTATTCGATCCCCTATGCCGGACAATCGGCGGTGGTGATCGCGCCCAAGAGCACCGTTATCAAGGGCCACGCCGATCTCGTCGGCAAGAAGATCGGGCTGACCCGCGGCACCGGTGAGGACGGACTCCTGACCGCCGCGGCCAAGGCCAATCCCGGCATCGAGATCCTGCGCTTCGACGATTACTCCTCATTGCTGCAGGCGATGGTCTCCGGCCAGATCGACGCCATGGGCGGCGGCGATTACGGCGAGATCTATCTGAAGAAGAGCGAGAAGGGCGACGACTTCGAGCAGAAATACATCCTCAAGACCTTCTATTTCGGCATCGGCGTCGCCAAGGGCAACGACAATCTGCGCCAGTGGGTGAATACTTGGCTATTCAGCATGAAGACCGACGGCACGCTCGAGGCCATGTCGATGAAATACCGCAATCAGCCACTGCCCGCTTTGCCGGTGTTCTGA
- a CDS encoding amino acid ABC transporter permease: MQSTLQFGPILAHFDLLLLGLAYTFQLAVLSILFGTVIGVLGAVARSFGPRPLSWLVGAYVEIIRNTPLLIQLYFVFFSLPLFGLKLSSNMAAIVALSIHLGAYATEILRAGIASISQGQIEAAKALGLGPYRIIRHVVLAPAVRAVYPALTAQFILQLLGTSIVGAIAAEELTAIANNLVMQTFRSFEVYILIAVIYFALVQLASLVFAGIARLLFRWKSS, encoded by the coding sequence ATGCAAAGCACCCTGCAGTTCGGCCCGATCCTGGCGCATTTCGACCTCTTGCTCCTGGGCCTTGCCTATACATTTCAACTCGCCGTCCTCTCCATCCTGTTCGGCACTGTCATCGGCGTATTGGGCGCCGTCGCGCGCAGCTTCGGCCCGCGCCCGCTGTCCTGGCTCGTCGGCGCGTATGTCGAGATCATCCGCAACACGCCTTTGCTCATCCAGCTCTATTTCGTCTTCTTCTCGCTGCCGCTCTTCGGGCTCAAGCTTTCGAGCAACATGGCGGCCATCGTGGCGCTCTCCATTCATCTGGGCGCCTATGCGACCGAGATCCTGCGCGCCGGCATCGCCTCCATATCGCAAGGCCAGATCGAGGCGGCCAAGGCATTGGGCCTCGGTCCTTACCGCATCATTCGCCATGTCGTGCTGGCGCCGGCAGTCCGCGCCGTCTATCCCGCACTGACCGCGCAATTCATCCTCCAGCTGCTCGGCACCTCGATCGTCGGCGCCATTGCCGCCGAGGAACTGACGGCGATTGCCAACAACCTTGTCATGCAGACATTCCGCAGTTTCGAGGTCTACATCCTCATCGCCGTGATCTATTTCGCCCTCGTTCAGCTGGCGAGCCTCGTCTTCGCCGGCATCGCCCGCCTTTTGTTCCGCTGGAAATCATCATGA
- a CDS encoding amino acid ABC transporter permease, whose translation MSLRDFGPNELMFLLLATRWTIMLALIAFVGGGALGLVIAAARIAPARPLRWLALGYIQFFMGTPILIQLFMAYYGASLLGFRPDPWFAAALTFCLNAGAFFGEIFRGAITAIPKGQWEASATLGFRFLRTLRLVIIPQAMRLMLPPTVGFMAQIVKTTSVASLIGLTELARAATQVNTVTFQPVMVFGTVSVIYFALCWPLSLYAARLEGRLAGHVIRKPALPAA comes from the coding sequence ATGAGCCTGCGCGATTTCGGCCCCAACGAACTGATGTTCCTGCTTCTCGCGACGCGCTGGACCATCATGCTCGCGCTGATCGCCTTCGTAGGTGGTGGTGCTCTCGGTCTCGTCATCGCCGCGGCCCGCATCGCGCCGGCGCGGCCGCTGCGCTGGCTGGCCCTGGGCTACATCCAGTTCTTCATGGGCACGCCGATATTGATCCAGCTGTTCATGGCCTATTACGGCGCCTCGCTCCTAGGGTTCCGGCCCGATCCATGGTTCGCCGCCGCGCTCACCTTCTGTCTCAATGCCGGGGCCTTCTTCGGCGAGATATTTCGTGGCGCGATCACCGCCATCCCCAAGGGCCAGTGGGAAGCTTCGGCAACTCTCGGCTTTCGTTTCCTGCGCACCTTGCGGCTGGTGATCATTCCGCAGGCGATGCGGCTCATGCTGCCGCCCACCGTCGGCTTCATGGCGCAGATCGTGAAGACAACGTCGGTCGCCTCGCTGATCGGGCTCACCGAGCTCGCACGCGCCGCGACACAGGTCAACACCGTCACCTTTCAGCCGGTGATGGTGTTCGGCACGGTCTCGGTGATCTATTTCGCCTTGTGCTGGCCCCTGTCGCTTTATGCCGCCAGGCTCGAGGGACGTCTCGCCGGCCATGTGATACGCAAGCCGGCGCTGCCCGCCGCATGA
- a CDS encoding antibiotic biosynthesis monooxygenase gives MILEHALLEVKPGLDDEFEQAMRDALPLIQATPGFIRLSVRPCLESRGKYLLLVEWETLEAHTEGFRGSERYAEWKRRLHHFYSPFPLVEHYGKAVAQA, from the coding sequence ATGATCCTCGAACATGCGCTGCTCGAGGTGAAGCCGGGTCTCGATGACGAGTTCGAGCAGGCGATGCGCGACGCGCTGCCGCTGATCCAGGCGACGCCCGGCTTCATCAGGCTCAGCGTCAGGCCGTGCCTCGAGAGCCGGGGCAAATATCTTCTGCTCGTCGAGTGGGAAACGCTCGAAGCCCATACGGAGGGGTTCCGCGGTTCGGAGCGCTATGCCGAGTGGAAGCGACGGCTGCATCATTTCTATTCGCCGTTCCCGCTCGTCGAGCATTATGGCAAGGCGGTCGCTCAAGCGTGA
- a CDS encoding carbonic anhydrase: MTINFPQRLLEGYASFRAGRYASEAERYRRLGEGQQRPTIMMIACCDSRAAPETIFDAGPGEIFVVRNVANLVPPYAPDGRHHSTSAALEFAVLQLGVQHIVIMGHGRCGGIRAITEPGDPLSTGDFIGKWLASVRDVVATVDDEKLSAAQRLTLVEQASVEHSLANLRTFPWVRAREGKEQITLHGAWFDISLGELNVYDETVRRWTVV; this comes from the coding sequence ATGACGATCAACTTTCCGCAAAGGCTGCTCGAGGGTTATGCCAGCTTCCGCGCCGGACGCTATGCGTCCGAGGCCGAGCGCTACCGGCGGCTCGGCGAAGGCCAGCAGAGGCCGACCATCATGATGATCGCCTGCTGCGACTCGCGCGCGGCACCCGAGACGATCTTCGATGCGGGACCGGGCGAGATCTTCGTCGTGCGCAATGTCGCCAATCTGGTGCCGCCCTACGCGCCGGACGGGCGGCATCATTCGACGAGTGCGGCGCTCGAATTCGCGGTGCTGCAGCTGGGCGTCCAGCATATCGTCATTATGGGTCATGGCCGCTGCGGCGGCATCAGGGCGATCACCGAGCCGGGCGATCCGTTGAGCACCGGCGACTTCATCGGCAAGTGGCTGGCCAGTGTGCGCGACGTAGTGGCGACCGTAGATGACGAGAAGCTCAGCGCGGCGCAAAGGCTGACGCTGGTCGAGCAGGCTTCCGTCGAGCATTCGCTCGCCAATCTGCGCACTTTTCCGTGGGTGCGGGCGCGCGAGGGCAAGGAGCAGATCACGCTACATGGCGCCTGGTTCGACATCTCACTGGGCGAGCTCAATGTCTATGACGAGACTGTGCGGCGCTGGACGGTGGTGTAG
- a CDS encoding carbon-nitrogen hydrolase family protein → MSRSLTIAAAQYPLDALGSFAEYEAKITRWVEDAVGQGAELLVFPEYAAMELVALEGPEAGHDLKRSIDAVSMRLPEADRVHARLARLHGVAIVAASAPERQSDGSTLNVARIFGPSGAMGRYAKLMMTPWERDPWKIAAGRQLTVFDIGPARVGLVICYDIEFPLLSRALAEAGAEVILAPSNTETEHGYWRVRTGAMARALENQVYTVHSPTVGPAPFCSAVENNCGSAGIFAPSDQGFPPGGVIALGELNRPQWVTAKVDLDLLKKVRETGGVQTYRHWGEQPGAGALPRAGLVDLSAKVAEAAE, encoded by the coding sequence ATGAGCCGAAGCCTGACGATCGCTGCCGCGCAATATCCGCTCGATGCCCTGGGCTCCTTCGCCGAATACGAAGCCAAGATCACGCGCTGGGTCGAAGATGCCGTTGGGCAGGGCGCCGAGCTCCTCGTCTTCCCGGAATATGCCGCGATGGAGCTGGTGGCACTGGAAGGCCCGGAAGCGGGCCATGACCTCAAGCGCTCGATCGATGCCGTCTCGATGCGCCTGCCCGAAGCCGACCGCGTCCATGCGCGGCTCGCGCGCCTTCATGGCGTTGCGATCGTCGCGGCGAGCGCGCCCGAGCGCCAAAGCGACGGCTCGACCCTCAATGTGGCACGCATCTTCGGTCCCTCGGGGGCCATGGGCCGTTATGCCAAGCTAATGATGACGCCCTGGGAGCGCGATCCGTGGAAGATCGCGGCCGGGCGCCAGCTCACCGTCTTCGATATCGGACCCGCCAGAGTGGGTCTCGTCATCTGCTACGACATCGAGTTCCCGCTCCTGTCGCGGGCCCTCGCGGAAGCGGGTGCCGAGGTCATCCTGGCGCCTTCCAACACCGAAACCGAGCATGGCTACTGGCGGGTGCGCACCGGCGCCATGGCGCGCGCCCTCGAAAACCAGGTCTATACCGTCCATTCGCCCACCGTCGGGCCGGCGCCCTTCTGCAGCGCGGTCGAGAACAATTGCGGGTCGGCCGGCATCTTCGCGCCGTCGGATCAAGGTTTTCCACCGGGCGGCGTCATCGCGCTGGGCGAACTCAACAGGCCGCAGTGGGTCACCGCCAAGGTCGATCTCGATCTTCTGAAGAAGGTGCGCGAGACGGGGGGCGTGCAGACCTATCGGCATTGGGGCGAGCAGCCGGGCGCCGGCGCCTTGCCGCGCGCCGGTCTTGTCGATCTTTCAGCCAAGGTGGCGGAGGCAGCTGAATGA
- a CDS encoding GNAT family N-acetyltransferase, which yields MSGITTEILTGARLEKGLDAVVGLRIEVFRAFPYLYEGSLDYERRYLTKLAAAPGAVIVVARDGKRIVGASTGLPLANEHDEFKAPFLAQGFDIATIFYCAESVLSAEYRGRGLGHAFFDSREAQARKLGHSRSTFCAVVRAEDDPRRPADYRPLDGFWTKRQYHPVKGLVTAYRWTEIGAETESEQTLQFWMRDL from the coding sequence ATGAGCGGGATCACCACGGAAATACTGACGGGCGCCAGGCTCGAAAAGGGGCTTGACGCGGTGGTAGGTCTGCGGATCGAGGTTTTCCGCGCCTTTCCCTATCTCTATGAAGGCTCGCTCGACTATGAGCGGCGCTATCTCACCAAGCTGGCGGCGGCACCTGGGGCGGTGATCGTCGTGGCGCGGGACGGCAAGCGGATCGTCGGCGCCTCGACTGGTCTGCCGCTCGCCAACGAGCATGACGAGTTCAAGGCGCCTTTCCTCGCCCAAGGCTTCGACATCGCGACCATCTTCTATTGCGCCGAATCCGTGCTTTCCGCCGAATATCGGGGGCGGGGCCTCGGGCACGCCTTTTTCGATTCCCGCGAGGCGCAGGCGCGCAAACTGGGGCACAGCCGCTCGACCTTCTGCGCCGTCGTGCGAGCAGAGGACGATCCGCGCCGGCCGGCCGACTATCGCCCGCTCGACGGGTTCTGGACAAAAAGGCAATACCATCCTGTAAAGGGACTGGTTACGGCCTATCGCTGGACCGAGATCGGTGCCGAGACCGAGAGCGAGCAGACACTGCAATTCTGGATGAGGGATCTATGA